The segment TTTTTTGAAGAACAACTGCGACAAGAACGTTTAGAATTACATCACCATCTGACCTACGGAACAGAAAGCTTTGCTGAAGCCCTAACCTACTTCCCTGAACCAGAAATTTTTCATATCGGTTCCCAAGAATATCTTAACCATATTCGTCAAGCAAAGGAAATGGTCGATATCCCGATTATTGGCAGTCTGAACGGATCTACGTTAGGAGGTTGGTTAGATTATGCCCAACAAATCCAACAGGCCGGGGCTGATGCCCTAGAATTAAATATCTACTATGTTCCCACTGATTTAGACATTCCAGGGGGAGAAGTCGAACAGAATTACCTCGATATCCTAAAAAACGTCAAAGCCGCCCTTAACATCCCTGTTGCCATCAAAATTAGTCCCTATTTCAGTAATATGGCGAATATGGCTAAACGCTTAGCCGAAGCCGGGGCAGACGGAATCGTCCTCTTTAATCGCTTCTATCAGCCTGATATTGACCTAGAAAACCTCGAAGTCTATCCAAACGTCCTTTTAAGTACTCCCCAAGCCCTACGCCTCCCCATGCGGTGGATCGCCATTCTCTATGGTCGTATTGAAGCTGACTTAGCCGCTACCAGTGGCATTCATCACACCACTGATGTCCTGAAAATGGTCATGGTTGGGGCTAAAATTACCCAAGTGGTGAGTGCCTTGTTACGTCACGGCATTGGTTATCTGAGTACTTTAGAACAAGGGATGATCCGTTGGATGGAAGACAATGAGTATGAGTCCATCAAACAAATGCAGGGGAGTCTGAGTCAACTTCATTGCCCCGATCCCACTGCCTTTGAACGGGCACAATACATGAAAGCATTACAAACCTATGCCCCTATCTGGCGATCGCTGGTTACTGAATAGTTGATCGTGAATAGTTGATAGTTAATAGTGATTATGACTAAAAAAATCGGTATTCTCACCAGTGGGGGAGACTGTCCAGGGTTAAATGCTGTCATTCGAGCAGTGGTTAAAGCCTCTTACCTCAAAGGATGGACAGTTTACGGTATCCCCTACGGAACAGATGGCTTTATTGACATCGCTAACGGTAAATATCAACCCGAGGATTTGATCTTAACAGGACACAGTTACGACTTACCGGGAATGCTAAAGGGGTTAGATGTTCTACAATTCCTCAGTGGTAGCGTTTTGGGTTCCCTAAGCAAAGGACACCCCGAAGAAGAACACAATCGCATCGCTATTCTCCAAGGCTATGAACGATTAGGGTTAGAAGCTTTAATTGTCGTTGGTGGGGATGGAAGCCTTGATATTATTTACGATTTAGCCCAAGCAGGGAACTGGAATATTATTGCCATTCCGAAAACCATTGATAATGATGTCCCCTATACCGATTATTCTGTTGGGTTTAGAACGGCAGTAGAAATTGTTACCCAAGCTTTATACGACCTAACCTTTACGGCTGCCAGTCATGAACGGGTGATGTTAGTCCAAGTCATGGGACGCGATGCCGGACATTTAGCCCTCCATGCAGGGATTGCCGGGGGGGCAGATATTATTCTCATTCCCGAACTAACCCCCTATTTAACCCCAGAAACCATTAA is part of the Rippkaea orientalis PCC 8801 genome and harbors:
- a CDS encoding ATP-dependent 6-phosphofructokinase; this translates as MTKKIGILTSGGDCPGLNAVIRAVVKASYLKGWTVYGIPYGTDGFIDIANGKYQPEDLILTGHSYDLPGMLKGLDVLQFLSGSVLGSLSKGHPEEEHNRIAILQGYERLGLEALIVVGGDGSLDIIYDLAQAGNWNIIAIPKTIDNDVPYTDYSVGFRTAVEIVTQALYDLTFTAASHERVMLVQVMGRDAGHLALHAGIAGGADIILIPELTPYLTPETINGCCCQLANLRSSGRQFALVVISEGVKNQQQQKEKYIAEYLSHCISQQIQVLREAGEKAFCDPIDVDLRVTVLGHLQRSHTPVALDRLLATVFGIKAVELIAEQRYDRIVVWREGQVHSTPLKSIINVLKQCHHEKRCAYPVDPSGFMIQTARSLGIYLGESFDTTRKV
- a CDS encoding dihydroorotate dehydrogenase-like protein, which gives rise to MDLTTTYLGLTLKSPLVVGSCAPLTEDIDNLKRMEDAGAAAVVLHSFFEEQLRQERLELHHHLTYGTESFAEALTYFPEPEIFHIGSQEYLNHIRQAKEMVDIPIIGSLNGSTLGGWLDYAQQIQQAGADALELNIYYVPTDLDIPGGEVEQNYLDILKNVKAALNIPVAIKISPYFSNMANMAKRLAEAGADGIVLFNRFYQPDIDLENLEVYPNVLLSTPQALRLPMRWIAILYGRIEADLAATSGIHHTTDVLKMVMVGAKITQVVSALLRHGIGYLSTLEQGMIRWMEDNEYESIKQMQGSLSQLHCPDPTAFERAQYMKALQTYAPIWRSLVTE